In Phragmites australis chromosome 16, lpPhrAust1.1, whole genome shotgun sequence, one DNA window encodes the following:
- the LOC133895984 gene encoding uncharacterized protein LOC133895984 isoform X1 produces MPHLRSRAKARSASQQSPPPAAGVPQGTPAPSPSTSLGLGLGLGPASPDDVWGSLKSPGAAAPRRSLRLAGAASPTMPTAGPSAREGGSSGPGPGSGGSGEGVGRARVRASASPGASPWAGNSGSDGGGSGGRVLAGDAGTSMSLRSGSQIAKRRMETGAQVGGEAGLGSGEGVGGGGQVHDEMLQRDTGAAAKRCHIILVGGFETEYVADSESDDDEDCVMLGELGMKMPAAQLPTGPSMVAPSVVSMNMDSADEATGDDPAKTGKEEIGDVSSGEQDLLHGESMYTHNLVGRAVGGVFQQLPYTVGSPETDIYADMYFKEELRRYKPREVKGRGKLVLGNNDSGADASVGIRDGTRTHKYSPDSKGKEKMVVEDSLSSLSASEDGMNLDPLDSKETQSNSRSVSASMEPLRRQAARERAIRLAPNFAFFNADKEEHSEDDDTEDLEPVADPQDWPGPFSTAARIYEDRDAKLRARESNSSKLYKSADKVIVWSPLKDRENPVRAAPSLTSLCLNTLADNAESIESLGGIPEELKHKLLKMLCHSRKMNTHLLNELLCDSPTELQLSECSWLSEDDFEKTFGKCRTENLQILQLDISGRCMPDYILPTTLAKVPNCMPLLRKISLKGNYRLSDKGLDTIISAAPSLSVLNLCECSLLTSSGIEILANKLHSVLRELYIDDCINVEAMMILPVLQKIKHLEVLSMSGIQSVCDKFVNELIPVHGSNIRELAFAGCSKLTSSSIKTIGENCPQLSSLDLRNLNRLRDSAMRHLRNGCGQIKTLKLQRNTFSDESVSQYLEESGGCLTELMLNNVEKAGDLTALAIARTCSACLEDLDLSFCRELTNEALGLIVDSCSSLRILKLFGCTQITDFFLKGHSNPSVKIVGIEGSILEQMDNR; encoded by the exons ATGCCCCACCTCCGCTCCCGCGCCAAGGCCAGGAGCGCCTCCCAGCAATCGCCGCCTCCGGCGGCCGGTGTCCCGCAGGGGACTCCCGCGCCATCCCCGTCCACAtccctcggcctcggcctcggcctcggccccgCCTCCCCCGACGATGTCTGGGGATCCCTCAAGTCCCCCGGAGCTGCGGCGCCCCGCCGCAGCCTGCGCCTCGCGGGCGCCGCCAGCCCGACCATGCCCACGGCGGGGCCTTCGGCGCGAGAAGGCGGTTCCTCTGGTCCCGGGCCCGGGTCGGGTGGGAGCGGGGAGGGGGTTGGGAGGGCTCGGGTTCGAGCCTCCGCCTCCCCTGGCGCCTCGCCGTGGGCCGGGAACTCGGGGAGCGATGGCGGCGGGTCGGGGGGTAGGGTTTTGGCGGGCGATGCGGGGACGTCCATGAGCCTGCGGTCGGGGTCTCAGATCGCGAagaggcggatggagacgggcGCTCAGGTGGGTGGAGAGGCGGGGCTTGGATCAGGCGAAGGGGTTGGGGGTGGAGGCCAGGTGCATGATGAAATGCTGCAGCGGGACACGGGAGCGGCGGCAAAGCGGTGCCATATCATATTGGTTGGGGGATTTGAGACGGAGTATGTGGCTGATTCGGAGAGCGATGATGACGAGGATTGCGTGATGCTGGGGGAGCTGGGCATGAAGATGCCAGCCGCGCAGTTGCCCACTGGTCCAAGTATGGTTGCACCGAGTGTGGTTTCGATGAACATGGATAGTGCTGACGAGGCAACTGGGGATGATCCTGCCAAGACAGGCAAGGAGGAAATTGGAGATGTTAGTAGCGGGGAACAGGATCTCTTGCACGGGGAGTCTATGTACACACATAATTTGGTTGGGAGGGCAGTTGGCGGCGTGTTTCAACAATTACCATATACTGTAGGAAGCCCTGAAACAGATATTTATGCAGATATGTATTTCAAGGAAGAGTTGAGAAGATACAAGCCTAGAGAGGTCAAAGGAAGAGGGAAGCTAGTTTTGGGGAATAACGATTCTGGTGCTGATGCTAGTGTGGGTATTCGAGATGGTACCAGGACGCACAAATATAGTCCTGATAGTAAAGGAAAGGAAAAGATGGTTGTAGAAGATAGTTTATCATCTTTGAGCGCAAGTGAGGATGGTATGAATTTGGATCCATTAGATTCTAAAGAGACTCAGAGCAACTCAAGATCAGTTTCTGCTTCTATGGAGCCACTTCGGAGGCAAGCAGCAAGAGAGAGGGCTATTAGGTTGGCCCCTAACTTTGCATTCTTCAACGCAGATAAAGAGGAACatagtgaagatgatgatacAGAAGATTTAGAGCCTGTTGCTGACCCTCAGGACTGGCCAGGTCCATTTTCAACGGCGGCGAGGATATATGAAGATAGAGATGCTAAATTGAGAGCTCGAGAGTCGAATTCTTCTAAGCTGTACAAGTCTGCTGATAAGGTCATTGTTTGGTCGCCTTTGAAGGATAGGGAAAACCCAGTACGAGCTGCTCCATCACTTACAAGCTTATGCTTAAACACTCTTGCGGATAATGCTGAAAGTATTGAATCACTTGGAGGTATTCCAGAGGAGCTAAAGCATAAACTCTTGAAGATGCTGTGTCATTCTAGGAAGATGAATACCCATCTTCTCAATGAACTATTGTGTGACAGTCCTACAGAACTGCAGCTTAGTGAGTGCTCATGGTTAAGTGAGGATGATTTTGAGAAAACTTTTGGGAAATGCAGGACAGAAAACTTGCAg ATTCTGCAGCTTGACATATCTGGGCGATGCATGCCTGACTACATATTGCCTACTACCTTAGCAAAGGTTCCTAACTGCATGCCTCTGTTGAGAAAAATATCTCTGAAGGGAAATTATCGTCTTTCTGATAAGGGTTTAGACACGATCATCTCCGCGGCACCTTCTCTAAGTGTTCTAAATTTGTGCGAGTGTTCTCTTCTTACTTCATCTGGAATCGAGATTCTTGCTAACAAGTTACATTCAGTACTTAGGGAACTGTATATTGATGACTGCATAAATGTGGAGGCTATGATGATCCTCCCTGTTCTACAGAAGATTAAACATCTAGAGGTTTTATCAATGTCTGGAATACAATCTGTCTGTGACAAGTTTGTGAACGAGCTCATTCCTGTACATGGTTCAAATATTAGGGAGCTAGCATTTGCCGGTTGCTC GAAACTTACCTCATCTTCCATCAAGACTATTGGGGAAAACTGTCCACAGTTATCTTCTTTAGACCTTCGCAACTTGAATAGGTTGCGTGACTCAGCAATGAGACATCTTCGCAATGGTTGTGGGCAAATAAAGACATTAAAACTTCAAAGAAACACATTCAG TGATGAATCTGTGTCTCAATATTTGGAAGAATCCGGAGGATGCCTAACTGAGTTAATGCTAAACAATGTTGAGAAG GCTGGAGACCTTACTGCTCTTGCAATTGCTCGCACGTGTTCTGCTTGCTTAGAGGATCTGGATCTTTCCTTCTGCCGTGAACTGACCAATGAAGCTTTAGGGCTGATTGTTGACAGCTGCTCATCATTGAGGATTCTCAAGCTATTTGGGTGTACCCAG ATCACAGATTTTTTCCTCAAGGGTCACTCAAACCCATCGGTCAAAATTGTCGGGATAGAAGGGAGCATACTGGAGCAAATGGATAACCGCTAG
- the LOC133895146 gene encoding two-component response regulator ORR33-like — MEQEMFAFFANGIRALIVDDDARFLKSASMLLPLLNFKVATCGSPSSALKFLTGDKIKDVDVVLVDAKKVATCGFDFRAIVEPDLRVPVIYFLSPNHEAAGDEADELLRTLRAATYILKKPLDADDVCGLWRVVAWRKCYLHFKASMGGGSSSAVNGGQGGGGGGLLPLLASYHADEGEEERVHFKTVRGVKDRKRKGRSNRVSSSGSSIAGGHPTKIQEQMDVTGMETDLQASHQQPAARKKNRSKKAKENGGNGSMSLQQPQAMDGQPQPQGSLFVQSVLQTLDVPPYNPKIFADGGGLTSNTAVSAPAPPPVYPAPAPHQVYQQQQTADKVFGNIAPPAEATTMATAVTGEQQLSGGNQQQQQVVDSPPLMFGPFPYQGPPPPVVQQGMFTPWPRGSGMPRSEIWNFKNPLQHPPAGDLVTGMASGATIAAAAAAADAGEFDNAASSLIQSLNLGAAQDDGGELAATMAMYTAVPDVGFAGNEEAAAMAELYNKNNYNNYSYNNNSAGSLVAPQVIGMDDPTMAGAFGGYSSASFVAPQGLGAAPNGNQLAVGDDLAAMFTFDQNEEGIMFPLDALLSLDVPMYDAGLDSQLQGGATAAAVAPADAAGTSLNGGVQGDMGNWDMGAADGLGVMDDNFLNISGDFLFPHDMNNGRE, encoded by the exons ATGGAGCAGGAGATGTTCGCCTTCTTCGCCAACGGCATCCGGGCCTTGATCGTCGACGACGACGCGAGGTTCCTCAAATCGGCTTCCATGCTGCTGCCTCTCCTGAACTTCAAAG TTGCTACATGCGGCAGCCCAAGCTCTGCCCTCAAGTTCCTCACCGGCGACAAAATCAAAGACGTCGACGTCGTCCTCGTGGACGCAAAGAAGGTGGCTACATGCGGCTTCGACTTCCGGGCCATTGTCGAGCCCGATCTGCGCGTCCCAGTCATCTACT TCCTCTCGCCGAATCACGAGGCCGCCGGCGACGAGGCGGACGAGCTGCTCCGGACGCTGCGGGCTGCGACCTACATCCTCAAGAAGCCGCTCGACGCCGACGACGTGTGCGGCCTGTGGAGGGTCGTGGCGTGGCGCAAGTGCTACCTGCACTTCAAGGCGAGCatgggcggcggcagcagcagcgcggTCAACGGAGggcagggcggcggcggcggcggcctgctGCCACTCTTGGCCAGCTATCATgctgatgaaggggaggaggagcgcgTGCACTTTAAGACGGTACGGGGCGTGAAAGACCGGAAGAGGAAGGGCAGGAGCAACCGCGTCAGCTCATCCGGCAGCAGCATCGCAG GAGGCCACCCTACCAAGATACAGGAGCAGATGGACGTGACAGGGATGGAGACGGACCTGCAGGCTAGCCACCAACAG CCAGCTGCGCGGAAGAAAAACCGCTCGAAGAAAGCCAAGGAGAACGGTGGCAATGGGAGCATGTCCCTGCAGCAACCTCAAGCCATGGATGGTCAGCCCCAGCCGCAGGGGTCTCTGTTCGTGCAGTCCGTCCTCCAGACGCTCGACGTGCCGCCCTACAACCCCAAGATCTTCGCCGACGGCGGCGGATTGACCAGCAACACTGCCGTCTCAGCACCAGCACCGCCTCCGGTGTACCCAGCGCCGGCACCGCATCAGGTGTACCAGCAGCAGCAAACAGCCGACAAGGTCTTCGGCAATATCGCACCGCCGGCGGAAGCAACAACCATGGCCACCGCCGTTACAGGCGAGCAGCAGTTGTCTGGCGgcaaccagcagcagcagcaggtcgTTGACAGTCCACCGCTGATGTTCGGGCCATTCCCGTACCAGGGTCCGCCGCCGCCCGTCGTGCAGCAGGGCATGTTCACGCCGTGGCCGCGAGGCAGCGGGATGCCGCGGAGCGAGATCTGGAACTTCAAGAATCCGCTTCAGCATCCACCCGCTGGTGATCTTGTCACGGGCATGGCTAGTGGTGCGACcattgcagcagcagctgctgctgcagacGCTGGAGAGTTCGACAACGCTGCCAGTTCACTCATCCAGTCTCTGAACCTTGGTGCAGCACAAGACGATGGCGGCGAGCTCGCAGCAACGATGGCCATGTACACGGCGGTCCCAGACGTTGGTTTTGCAGGAAACGAGGAGGCTGCAGCAATGGCAGAACTGTACAACAAAAACAACTACAACAACTACAGCTACAACAACAACAGCGCTGGGTCACTCGTGGCGCCTCAGGTTATTGGCATGGATGATCCAACAATGGCAGGAGCATTCGGCGGTTACTCCTCCGCATCGTTCGTGGCGCCTCAGGGTCTCGGCGCGGCGCCAAACGGGAACCAGCTTGCAGTGGGAGATGACCTTGCGGCCATGTTTACTTTCGATCAGAATGAGGAGGGCATCATGTTCCCTCTGGACGCTCTTCTTAGCCTGGACGTCCCCATGTACGACGCCGGTCTTGACAGCCAGCTGCAGGGTGGCGCAactgccgccgccgtcgcccccgCCGATGCTGCAGGGACCTCGCTTAACGGCGGGGTGCAAGGTGATATGGGCAACTGGGACATGGGGGCTGCTGATGGCCTTGGGGTCATGGATGACAACTTCCTGAACATCTCTGGGGATTTCCTGTTCCCGCATGACATGAACAACGGCCGCGAGTAG
- the LOC133895147 gene encoding uncharacterized protein LOC133895147: MKRDLYCKIVREVEDHDPWFKQRRNAAGELGLSPLQKVTVTFRMLAYDAPADSLDECLRLGESTIIESMRHFVRAIVEVFGDEYLRAPNEEDTARLLDMNQHRGFPGMLGSIDCMHWRWKNCPTAWSGSFRGHVNAPTIILEAVASQDLWIWHAFFGMPGSLNDINVLHRSHLLDNLARGVAPKVQYSINGHHYTMGYYLADGIYPEWATFVKPIPALVGRKHQHFVVQQAAARKDVERAFGVLQSRFPIVRGAARLWDQETLSDFVPETDIAAHLQFKHHGCYSVQEFTRIQV, from the coding sequence ATGAAACGCGATCTATACTGCAAGATTGTGAGGGAGGTGGAGGACCATGACCCGTGGTTCAAGCAAAGGAGGAACGCTGCCGGAGAGCTTGGGCTGTCACCCCTGCAAAAAGTAACTGTCACTTTTCGTATGTTAGCTTACGATGCTCCTGCAGATTCTCTCGACGAGTGCCTCCGGCTAGGGGAGAGCACCATCATCGAGAGCATGCGGCATTTCGTGCGGGCCATTGTCGAGGTGTTCGGTGACGAGTACCTCCGGGCGCCGAACGAGGAGGACACTGCTCGATTGCTGGATATGAACCAGCATCgagggttccccgggatgctTGGAAGCATCGATTGCATGCactggaggtggaagaactgtcccACGGCGTGGTCCGGTTCGTTCAGGGGCCATGTCAATGCACCGACTATCATTCTAGAGGCTGTGGCGTCGCAGGACctatggatttggcatgccttcttcGGGATGCCAGGTTCATTGAACGACATCAATGTGCTGCACCGGTCTCATCTCCTTGACAATCTTGCTAGGGGAGTAGCACCCAAGGTACAGTACTCTATTAATGGCCACCATTACACGATGGGGTACTATCTTGCAGACGGGATCTATCCAGAGTGGGCGACATTTGTGAAACCCATACCAGCTCTAGTAGGCCGGAAGCATCAACACTTCGTGGTGCAGCAGGCGGCTGCACGAAAGGATGTTGAGCGGGCATTTGGAGTGTTGCAGTCCAGGTTTCCCATAGTCCGTGGAGCGGCGAGGTTGTGGGATCAAGAAACCCTCAGCGAC
- the LOC133895984 gene encoding uncharacterized protein LOC133895984 isoform X2, translating to MPHLRSRAKARSASQQSPPPAAGVPQGTPAPSPSTSLGLGLGLGPASPDDVWGSLKSPGAAAPRRSLRLAGAASPTMPTAGPSAREGGSSGPGPGSGGSGEGVGRARVRASASPGASPWAGNSGSDGGGSGGRVLAGDAGTSMSLRSGSQIAKRRMETGAQVGGEAGLGSGEGVGGGGQVHDEMLQRDTGAAAKRCHIILVGGFETEYVADSESDDDEDCVMLGELGMKMPAAQLPTGPSMVAPSVVSMNMDSADEATGDDPAKTGKEEIGDVSSGEQDLLHGESMYTHNLVGRAVGGVFQQLPYTVGSPETDIYADMYFKEELRRYKPREVKGRGKLVLGNNDSGADASVGIRDGTRTHKYSPDSKGKEKMVVEDSLSSLSASEDGMNLDPLDSKETQSNSRSVSASMEPLRRQAARERAIRLAPNFAFFNADKEEHSEDDDTEDLEPVADPQDWPGPFSTAARIYEDRDAKLRARESNSSKLYKSADKVIVWSPLKDRENPVRAAPSLTSLCLNTLADNAESIESLGGIPEELKHKLLKMLCHSRKMNTHLLNELLCDSPTELQLSECSWLSEDDFEKTFGKCRTENLQLDISGRCMPDYILPTTLAKVPNCMPLLRKISLKGNYRLSDKGLDTIISAAPSLSVLNLCECSLLTSSGIEILANKLHSVLRELYIDDCINVEAMMILPVLQKIKHLEVLSMSGIQSVCDKFVNELIPVHGSNIRELAFAGCSKLTSSSIKTIGENCPQLSSLDLRNLNRLRDSAMRHLRNGCGQIKTLKLQRNTFSDESVSQYLEESGGCLTELMLNNVEKAGDLTALAIARTCSACLEDLDLSFCRELTNEALGLIVDSCSSLRILKLFGCTQITDFFLKGHSNPSVKIVGIEGSILEQMDNR from the exons ATGCCCCACCTCCGCTCCCGCGCCAAGGCCAGGAGCGCCTCCCAGCAATCGCCGCCTCCGGCGGCCGGTGTCCCGCAGGGGACTCCCGCGCCATCCCCGTCCACAtccctcggcctcggcctcggcctcggccccgCCTCCCCCGACGATGTCTGGGGATCCCTCAAGTCCCCCGGAGCTGCGGCGCCCCGCCGCAGCCTGCGCCTCGCGGGCGCCGCCAGCCCGACCATGCCCACGGCGGGGCCTTCGGCGCGAGAAGGCGGTTCCTCTGGTCCCGGGCCCGGGTCGGGTGGGAGCGGGGAGGGGGTTGGGAGGGCTCGGGTTCGAGCCTCCGCCTCCCCTGGCGCCTCGCCGTGGGCCGGGAACTCGGGGAGCGATGGCGGCGGGTCGGGGGGTAGGGTTTTGGCGGGCGATGCGGGGACGTCCATGAGCCTGCGGTCGGGGTCTCAGATCGCGAagaggcggatggagacgggcGCTCAGGTGGGTGGAGAGGCGGGGCTTGGATCAGGCGAAGGGGTTGGGGGTGGAGGCCAGGTGCATGATGAAATGCTGCAGCGGGACACGGGAGCGGCGGCAAAGCGGTGCCATATCATATTGGTTGGGGGATTTGAGACGGAGTATGTGGCTGATTCGGAGAGCGATGATGACGAGGATTGCGTGATGCTGGGGGAGCTGGGCATGAAGATGCCAGCCGCGCAGTTGCCCACTGGTCCAAGTATGGTTGCACCGAGTGTGGTTTCGATGAACATGGATAGTGCTGACGAGGCAACTGGGGATGATCCTGCCAAGACAGGCAAGGAGGAAATTGGAGATGTTAGTAGCGGGGAACAGGATCTCTTGCACGGGGAGTCTATGTACACACATAATTTGGTTGGGAGGGCAGTTGGCGGCGTGTTTCAACAATTACCATATACTGTAGGAAGCCCTGAAACAGATATTTATGCAGATATGTATTTCAAGGAAGAGTTGAGAAGATACAAGCCTAGAGAGGTCAAAGGAAGAGGGAAGCTAGTTTTGGGGAATAACGATTCTGGTGCTGATGCTAGTGTGGGTATTCGAGATGGTACCAGGACGCACAAATATAGTCCTGATAGTAAAGGAAAGGAAAAGATGGTTGTAGAAGATAGTTTATCATCTTTGAGCGCAAGTGAGGATGGTATGAATTTGGATCCATTAGATTCTAAAGAGACTCAGAGCAACTCAAGATCAGTTTCTGCTTCTATGGAGCCACTTCGGAGGCAAGCAGCAAGAGAGAGGGCTATTAGGTTGGCCCCTAACTTTGCATTCTTCAACGCAGATAAAGAGGAACatagtgaagatgatgatacAGAAGATTTAGAGCCTGTTGCTGACCCTCAGGACTGGCCAGGTCCATTTTCAACGGCGGCGAGGATATATGAAGATAGAGATGCTAAATTGAGAGCTCGAGAGTCGAATTCTTCTAAGCTGTACAAGTCTGCTGATAAGGTCATTGTTTGGTCGCCTTTGAAGGATAGGGAAAACCCAGTACGAGCTGCTCCATCACTTACAAGCTTATGCTTAAACACTCTTGCGGATAATGCTGAAAGTATTGAATCACTTGGAGGTATTCCAGAGGAGCTAAAGCATAAACTCTTGAAGATGCTGTGTCATTCTAGGAAGATGAATACCCATCTTCTCAATGAACTATTGTGTGACAGTCCTACAGAACTGCAGCTTAGTGAGTGCTCATGGTTAAGTGAGGATGATTTTGAGAAAACTTTTGGGAAATGCAGGACAGAAAACTTGCAg CTTGACATATCTGGGCGATGCATGCCTGACTACATATTGCCTACTACCTTAGCAAAGGTTCCTAACTGCATGCCTCTGTTGAGAAAAATATCTCTGAAGGGAAATTATCGTCTTTCTGATAAGGGTTTAGACACGATCATCTCCGCGGCACCTTCTCTAAGTGTTCTAAATTTGTGCGAGTGTTCTCTTCTTACTTCATCTGGAATCGAGATTCTTGCTAACAAGTTACATTCAGTACTTAGGGAACTGTATATTGATGACTGCATAAATGTGGAGGCTATGATGATCCTCCCTGTTCTACAGAAGATTAAACATCTAGAGGTTTTATCAATGTCTGGAATACAATCTGTCTGTGACAAGTTTGTGAACGAGCTCATTCCTGTACATGGTTCAAATATTAGGGAGCTAGCATTTGCCGGTTGCTC GAAACTTACCTCATCTTCCATCAAGACTATTGGGGAAAACTGTCCACAGTTATCTTCTTTAGACCTTCGCAACTTGAATAGGTTGCGTGACTCAGCAATGAGACATCTTCGCAATGGTTGTGGGCAAATAAAGACATTAAAACTTCAAAGAAACACATTCAG TGATGAATCTGTGTCTCAATATTTGGAAGAATCCGGAGGATGCCTAACTGAGTTAATGCTAAACAATGTTGAGAAG GCTGGAGACCTTACTGCTCTTGCAATTGCTCGCACGTGTTCTGCTTGCTTAGAGGATCTGGATCTTTCCTTCTGCCGTGAACTGACCAATGAAGCTTTAGGGCTGATTGTTGACAGCTGCTCATCATTGAGGATTCTCAAGCTATTTGGGTGTACCCAG ATCACAGATTTTTTCCTCAAGGGTCACTCAAACCCATCGGTCAAAATTGTCGGGATAGAAGGGAGCATACTGGAGCAAATGGATAACCGCTAG